A portion of the Lolium rigidum isolate FL_2022 chromosome 1, APGP_CSIRO_Lrig_0.1, whole genome shotgun sequence genome contains these proteins:
- the LOC124684936 gene encoding putative disease resistance RPP13-like protein 1, which translates to MVVQGVASGLSVAGWIMSPIVSKLLDKVLSYCKSDKAETLRHLLTDVLPRLALTLEAAEAINHRRLFEEMVRGLKSAFYDMEDILDELEYIRHQKKLDKQKNLHQKREKKRPKVTLDDEAGSSNQDICIRPSLILPASLNVRLKHNMATIEKLIVAAQGIIALAKPASKSYTVTAKNIHTRTTSAPTVVVTGRDDDRDWITEMLRNTKDDVNPSSSNTKCFSVIGIYGISGSGKTTLAQHVCKYEENNDYFDLVMWVHVSKNYSVSDIFKEMFESASVDKDKACPTYNSLDVLEKELENKLDGKRFLLVLDDIWCNKDASEQQLPKLLSPLKVGKRGSKILATSRNKDAFSDLGPGVARTVLPIPAFDEQVFLELFMYYALEGVNVDDPDQIELRVIGSEIAKMLRGSPLSASTVGGHLRKRQNDVDFWREVRDRDLLNETTGALWWSYQHLDEQVRRCFAYCSIFPRRHRLNRDELVKLWVAEGFIQTTNAEQDMEAVGRDYFDELLATSFVQPGGYYLGNSYYLVHDLMYDLAEQAAGSDCFRIENGSRKEVPHDVRHLNVANAAMVNEEIFKLKNLRTLIIEYDYEQWLATVNKGFFEKVFEKLRKLRVLAVKISWIGIRGGGVLKIPEAIGHLKHLRYLALMMLEQKLILPITFTNLYHLQTVKFNNYSVLEVSSAMDMGNLTNLQHIIGEIEVLFPNIGWLTSLQTLESFGVWTKQGYELKQLERLNKLRGSLAILNLHNVKSKNEAQDAKLADKKGLAELRLSWVNHFYTNATPEVEAEVLEGLCPPNDLKILEIWDYHGLRCPSWMVSKQNGGPKYLRKLWLEGCSRLGPAPEIFEVFIHLRELIITSCINWDHLPDNVKDLRCLKRLAIIRCSYFKSIPELPRSLQEFEIEACDEVFMRSCKQEGDPNWQKLQHVKVKKIGGI; encoded by the exons ATGGTGGTGCAAGGTGTTGCATCGGGCTTATCTGTCGCAGGCTGGATCATGTCGCCTATCGTCTCCAAGCTTCTTGACAAAGTCTTGTCCTACTGCAAATCCGACAAAGCGGAGACGCTTCGTCACCTGTTGACGGACGTTCTCCCTCGACTGGCGCTTACTCTTGAAGCAGCAGAGGCCATAAATCATAGGAGACTCTTCGAGGAGATGGTGAGGGGCCTCAAATCTGCTTTCTATGACATGGAAGACATCCTTGATGAACTGGAGTACATCCGTCACCAAAAGAAACTGGACAAACAGAAAAATCTCCatcaaaaaagagagaagaaaaggcCCAAAGTTACTTTGGATGATGAAGCTGGCTCCTCAAACCAG GATATTTGTATCCGGCCGAGTTTGATTCTCCCAGCATCTTTAAATGTTCGTTTGAAGCATAACATGGCCACCATAGAAAAACTCATTGTTGCAGCTCAGGGTATTATTGCACTGGCAAAGCCAGCAAGCAAGAGTTATACTGTTACTGCGAAAAATATACATACACGCACTACTTCAGCTCCAACAGTAGTGGTAACTGGCCGAGATGACGATCGTGACTGGATAACAGAAATGCTCCGTAATACAAAAGATGATGTCAATCCAAGCTCAAGTAACACTAAATGTTTCTCTGTGATTGGCATTTATGGCATTTCAGGGTCTGGGAAGACAACCCTCGCACAACATGTTTGCAAGTATGAGGAAAATAACGACTATTTCGACCTTGTTATGTGGGTTCATGTTTCTAAGAACTATAGTGTCAGTGACATTTTCAAGGAGATGTTTGAGTCAGCTTCAGTGGATAAAGACAAAGCATGCCCTACTTACAATAGCCTTGATGTCCTGGAAAAGGAATTGGAGAATAAACTAGATGGCAAACGATTTCTCTTGGTACTGGATGATATCTGGTGCAATAAGGATGCCAGTGAGCAGCAGCTACCTAAGTTACTTTCTCCTTTGAAGGttgggaagagaggaagcaagatCTTAGCAACAAGTCGCAATAAAGATGCATTTTCAGACCTAGGCCCTGGTGTGGCACGCACTGTTTTGCCAATACCTGCCTTTGATGAACAAGTCTTCTTGGAACTGTTTATGTATTATGCCCTTGAAGGTGTAAATGTAGATGATCCAGATCAAATAGAACTCAGAGTTATCGGTTCTGAAATTGCAAAGATGCTGAGAGGATCACCTCTGTCAGCCAGCACAGTGGGAGGGCATCTACGTAAAAGACAAAATGATGTTGACTTTTGGAGAGAAGTCCGAGATCGGGATCTTCTGAATGAGACGACGGGGGCCCTGTGGTGGAGTTACCAGCATCTTGATGAGCAGGTCAGGCGATGCTTTGCTTACTGCAGTATTTTCCCAAGGAGACATCGTTTGAACCGTGATGAGTTAGTCAAACTGTGGGTGGCAGAGGGGTTCATACAGACTACTAATGCAGAGCAGGACATGGAAGCAGTTGGTCGGGATTACTTTGATGAGTTGTTGGCTACCTCATTTGTGCAACCAGGAGGATACTACCTAGGCAATTCTTACTATTTAGTCCATGATCTTATGTATGATTTAGCCGAGCAGGCAGCGGGGAGTGATTGCTTCAGAATCGAGAATGGCTCAAGAAAAGAAGTTCCTCATGATGTTCGCCATCTTAATGTGGCAAATGCAGCAATGGTTAATGAGGAGATTTTTAAATTGAAAAACTTGCGCACCCTCATTATTGAATATGATTATGAGCAGTGGCTTGCAACAGTAAACAAAGGTTTCTTTGAGAAAGTGTTTGAGAAGCTACGGAAATTGCGGGTACTGGCCGTAAAAATCTCATGGATTGGAATCAGGGGTGGAGGAGTGCTCAAAATCCCAGAAGCTATTGGGCATTTAAAGCATCTACGCTATCTTGCTTTAATGATGCTCGAACAAAAGCTAATTTTACCAATAACATTTACCAATCTTTACCATCTGCAGACTGTAAAGTTTAATAATTACAGTGTATTAGAAGTTTCCTCTGCCATGGATATGGGTAACCTCACTAACTTGCAGCATATCATCGGCGAGATAGAAGTCCTTTTTCCGAATATTGGCTGGTTAACATCACTACAAACACTAGAATCATTTGGAGTATGGACGAAACAGGGGTATGAGTTAAAACAGCTGGAGCGGCTAAACAAGCTTCGGGGCAGTCTGGCAATCCTAAATCTTCATAATGTTAAAAGCAAGAATGAAGCACAAGATGCAAAGCTGGCTGATAAGAAAGGACTGGCAGAATTGCGACTGTCCTGGGTTAATCATTTTTATACAAACGCAACACCAGAAGTTGAAGCAGAGGTACTTGAAGGTCTTTGCCCACCCAATGATCTCAAAATTCTGGAAATCTGGGACTACCACGGTCTGAGGTGCCCAAGTTGGATGGTGAGCAAGCAGAACGGCGGACCAAAATACCTTCGTAAACTTTGGCTCGAAGGATGCAGTCGACTGGGACCTGCCCCTGAAATTTTTGAGGTTTTCATCCATCTCCGTGAGCTCATTATTACAAGCTGCATCAACTGGGACCATTTGCCAGACAATGTGAAGGACCTTAGGTGCCTCAAGAGACTAGCAATTATTCGTTGCTCGTATTTTAAATCGATTCCAGAACTTCCTCGGTCTCTTCAGGAGTTTGAAATAGAGGCCTGCGATGAAGTGTTCATGAGGTCGTGCAAACAAGAAGGTGATCCAAACTGGCAAAAGCTTCAGCACGTCAAGGTGAAGAAAATTGGTGGTATTTGA
- the LOC124704236 gene encoding DNA (cytosine-5)-methyltransferase CMT1-like: MEPPATEPRRSMRRPRTKPSYADAEIERGGKRRRSAAGKAGTRGKGKQKQPAAAPAMMVDAGGTIDDDDDVCASEPDEEQMRLDEEEEEAAALEADEQANAQKLIGAKKRRAAVRPSTTQEQADASEDHFVGDPMPDDEARRRWPERYTSKVIRSPSQPPSDGEEEKSALCHFTSARVDNVDFDLGDDVYVQAAPGEKDYIGRITEFFQGEDHGSYFSCRWFFRVADTVITGKLLKVDDHEHDQKRVFLSEEKDDNLIESIISKVNITYVGPNVAPQDKAQLIAKSDLYYDMSYSEEYSTFSNMPPENIGATGSETTSDISCDDVFSSKEKLTADFAAPPDAQMGTATLLDLYSGCGAMSTGLSMGAALFGLKFNTKWAVDMNPYACSSLKHNHPRTEVRNEKAENYLSLLQEWEALCKAYDVYNSNFLPRTMNDDEVDENVPLSEGTFEVEKFVDICYGDPNSTGKDGLCFKVRWKTYDSSHDTWEPLDGLRDSPECIKEFVETGYRESILPLPVLPKFPLPTHDAINRGHQVPTKFSQCLVACDETEAKNVEKALVLRDALSDLPKVGNDQPNDAMPYNSRPISEFQRYIRLNRKGMMDDSLGDATHKKVQLFDHQPLQLNKDDYERGANFRDLKGVRVPNYAMTFMKGKSVKPFGRLWLDETVSTVVTRAEPHNQAILHPKQDRVLTVRENARLQGFPDYYKLYGPIKQKYIQVGNAVAIPVARALGYSLAQAYQQREFDGDQCPLFKLPGNFIPAAARLPQGNSGGEEAVEEE; encoded by the exons ATGGAACCGCCGGCGACCGAGCCGAGGCGCTCCATGCGCCGGCCGCGCACGAAACCGTCCTACGCCGACGCCGAGATCGAACGCGGCGGCAAGCGCCGGCGCAGCGCGGCGGGGAAGGCTGGTACCCGTGGGAAGGGCAAGCAGAAACAGCCCgcggccgcgccggcgatgatggTGGACGCGGGTGGCAcgatcgacgacgacgacgacgtctgCGCGTCTGAGCCGGACGAGGAGCAGATGCGgctggacgaagaggaggaggaggccgccgcgcTCGAGGCGGACGAGCAGGCCAATGCGCAGAAGCTTATTGGCGCCAAGAAGAGGAGGGCGGCGGTGCGGCCGAGCACCACGCAGGAGCAGGCGGACGCCTCGGAGGACCACTTCGTCGGCGACCCGATGCCAGATgacgaggcgcggcggcggtggccggagagGTACACATCCAAGGTAATACGTAGTCCATCTCAGCCTCC GTCGGATGGGGAGGAGGAAAAGAGCGCCCTGTGCCACTTCACATCTGCTCGTGTGGACAATGTGGATTTCGACCTTGGTGACGATGTTTATGTCCAG GCTGCCCCCGGCGAGAAAGATTACATCGGCAGGATTACAGAATTTTTTCAAGGAGAGGACCATGGTTCTTATTTCTCTTGCCGCTGGTTTTTCCGTGTGGCTGATACG GTCATCACTGGGAAGTTGCTAAAGGTTGATGATCATGAGCATGATCAGAAGCGGGTTTTTCTTTCAGAGGAAAAGGATGATAACCTGATTGAGTCTATCATCTCGAAAGTAAATATTACTTATGTTGGCCCAAAT GTGGCACCGCAGGACAAAGCTCAGCTTATAGCAAAGTCAGATTTGTATTATGACATGTCTTATTCGGAAGAATATTCCACATTTTCCAATATGCCACCAG AAAATATTGGCGCAACAGGCAGTGAAACAACATCAGATATTTCTTGTGATGATGTTTTCTCTTCTAAGGAAAAACTGACTGCTGACTTTGCGGCACCACCCGATGCACAAATGGGAACAGCAACACTGCTGGACCTATACTctggatgtggtgcaatgtcaaCCGGTCTTTCCATGGGTGCAGCATTGTTTGGCTTAAAATTCAATACA AAATGGGCTGTAGACATGAACCCATATGCTTGCAGCAGTCTAAAGCATAACCACCCACGTACAGAG GTACGAAATGAGAAGGCCGAGAATTATCTGTCCCTCCTTCAGGAGTGGGAAGCACTTTGCAAGGCATATGACGTCTATAATAGCAATTTTTTACCACGGACTATGAACGATGATGAAGTTGACGAAAATGTACCTCTCTCAGAGGGTACATTTGAGGTAGAGAAGTTTGTTGATATATGCTATGGTGATCCAAATAGCACTGGAAAAGATGGCTTGTGTTTTAAG GTACGGTGGAAAACATATGATTCTAGTCATGATACCTGGGAGCCACTTGATGGTCTTAG AGATTCCCCGGAATGTATTAAAGAGTTCGTTGAGACTGGATATAGGGAATCCATTTTACCCTTGCCT GTACTTCCGAAGTTTCCGCTTCCTACCCATGATGCCATTAATCGAGGACACCAAGTGCCAACTAAATTTTCG CAATGTCTAGTTGCATGTGATGAAACTGAAGCTAAGAACGTGGAGAAAGCTCTTGTCCTGAGAGATGCGTTGTCGGATTTACCAAAG GTTGGAAACGATCAACCTAATGATGCGATGCCATATAATAGTAGGCCCATATCTGAATTCCAGCGCTATATCCGGCTCAACCGTAAAG GCATGATGGATGACTCCCTTGGAGATGCCACTCATAAGAAAGTTCAGCTATTTGATCATCAGCCGCTTCAGTTGAATAAAGATGATTACGAACGT GGGGCCAACTTCCGTGATCTGAAAGGTGTACGG GTCCCTAATTATGCAATGACCTTCATGAAGGGGAAGTCGGTTAA ACCATTTGGACGCCTGTGGTTGGATGAAACTGTGTCAACCGTTGTGACGAGAGCCGAGCCCCACAACCAA GCTATATTGCATCCCAAGCAGGACAGAGTTTTGACTGTCCGCGAAAACGCAAGGCTGCAGGGCTTCCCGGATTACTACAAGCTGTATGGCCCCATAAAACAGAA ATACATCCAAGTTGGAAACGCTGTTGCTATCCCTGTTGCTAGGGCTCTGGGCTATTCCCTTGCACAGGCTTACCAGCAGCGCGAGTTCGATGGAGACCAATGCCCCCTGTTTAAATTGCCTGGGAATTTCATACCTGCGGCCGCAAGATTGCCCCAAGGAAATTCTGGAGGCGAAGAAGCAGTTGAGGAAGAATAG